The genomic window ATTGAGCAAGAATTTGTTTTAGATTATCAATATTACTGTTTTCTTCAGTATCATCTACCAAAAGATTGAGCAAACTTTCTGCATATAAATTATGACTTTCTTGGTTTGCGTTTGTAATTATTGTTTGTAAAGGATTAGATTGAATTTCTATTATTTTGGTTAAATTATCTGTTCTATTATCGCCATAAATCACCTCAGAATTCATAATAGTTATACCTTCTTTTTCTAGGTAAAATTGTAGAGAATCTAGAAAATATTTTCCTGAATTAACTACTGCTATTCCAAAAATATCAGGCTCAGAATTGCTTGCTAAACTTCCAGTAATGGTTAATAAAGGTCTTTCAAAACTACGATGAATTGAAACAGAATAAGGACTATTTTCTTCACTTGTTATAGTTTGATTATCAACAGTCCATTGTTTTGCTGCAATCGGATCAGACCATTCTATGGTTAAATTTTCTCCTACTTCTTGAGACGTTAAGGTTAAAACAACAGCATTTTCATTGAGAATTAACTTGTTAGAAGATGTGGCATAATAAAACTGAATATCTTCCCATTCCCAGGTAGGATTGATAGATTGATGTTCAAAAGAACTATCTTCAACAATTAAATTTTCAATGCGTTGAATTCCCTTCAATTTTAATTGTTTAGCTAAGGTTTCTAACTGTTGACTATTTAACGTTGGATCTCCTTTTCCTACTACTTTTAAAATGGTTAAATTAGGATAGGAACCCGAACCATAGATAGGAGTTTTTATTTGATAATTGGGGTCAAATTTAATTAATGCTGCTGCTGTAGTAAACAGTTTAACATTAGATGCAGGGATAAAATACTTCTGGGAATTTAACTCATATAATGTGCTTTGATCATCTATTTTTTTGACCAAGATTCCCCAATGCGATCGCCTTAATTTTTCTGTGTTTAAAATCTCATCTATTTTTTGTTTTAAATCAGTTTCACAAACTGACATATCTCGTCTATCACTATTTATATTAGAATTGACTTCATTGGCTTTTAATGGTAAAGAAAAAGTAAAAGTAAAGGACAAAATACAACCAAATATTCCTATTTTTTTCAAGCCTAGATAATAAAAATTCATTAGCTCCTCTTAAGATTTTAAATGCAGTTTATTATAATTAAGAATAAACCCCCCATTTTTGGGGAGATTATCTGGTTTAACTGACATTATCCGACTAGGAATTAAATATATTAATTATCTCCAATCATCCCAATCATTATTAAAGATCGAAGTATTAGGAAACCTGGTCGGATTGTTATTAG from Crocosphaera subtropica ATCC 51142 includes these protein-coding regions:
- the dacB gene encoding D-alanyl-D-alanine carboxypeptidase/D-alanyl-D-alanine endopeptidase codes for the protein MNFYYLGLKKIGIFGCILSFTFTFSLPLKANEVNSNINSDRRDMSVCETDLKQKIDEILNTEKLRRSHWGILVKKIDDQSTLYELNSQKYFIPASNVKLFTTAAALIKFDPNYQIKTPIYGSGSYPNLTILKVVGKGDPTLNSQQLETLAKQLKLKGIQRIENLIVEDSSFEHQSINPTWEWEDIQFYYATSSNKLILNENAVVLTLTSQEVGENLTIEWSDPIAAKQWTVDNQTITSEENSPYSVSIHRSFERPLLTITGSLASNSEPDIFGIAVVNSGKYFLDSLQFYLEKEGITIMNSEVIYGDNRTDNLTKIIEIQSNPLQTIITNANQESHNLYAESLLNLLVDDTEENSNIDNLKQILAQLGLEANLYHLKDGSGLSRHNLVTPTALVNLLTLMIQTPDAEIYRNSLAVGGINGTLKNRFKDTVMEGKVQAKTGTLSGSSSLSGYIEPANYEQLAFSIMVNQSNLPASELRNIIDQIVINLGHLKQC